The sequence below is a genomic window from Actinokineospora baliensis.
GCTCCGAGCGGGTGCCGCTGGGTTCCTGTTGAAGTCCGTGGACGCACCACGACTGCTCGACGCGATCCGTGTAGTGGCAGCTGGGGACGCTGTGATCGAGCCAAGCGTCACCCGGCGTCTTATCCACGCGTTCGCGGCGGCTCAACCACGCGAGGCAGTGCCGCCGCCGGGTTTGGACCAGCTGACCGACCGCGAGTCCGAGGTCTTGGTCTGCGTGGGCGAGGGGCTGTCGAACCAGCAGATCGCGCGGCGGCTGGGGATCGGGGAGGCCACGGTGAAGACACATGTATCCCGGGTCCTCACCAAGCTCGACCTCCGCTCTCGGGTGCAGGCGGCGGTTCTCGCGCAAGAGGCCGGTCTCGTCAACTAGCGCGGCACATCCACAGCGATCTCGCCACCGTGCGGTAGGTCCATGCCGTCGCCGCTCCAGAAGCGGCCGGGGTCGTAGGCGTGTGGCCGTTCACCTGCGGGAAGTAGGCCCATGGCTTCCATGGTGACCGCGACGACCTCGGCGCAGTAGGCGCTCTCCAGCTCCACAGGGCGTGGCTTCTGCCATCGCAGACGCGGTACGCGGCCCTTGGCCCACCGGCCCGCGAGTCGGGCGGTGGAGGGGAACGGGGTGCCATCCAGGCGCGCGATGGTGCGCAAGACGGCGTCTTCCTGTTCGCGGCTGACCGGCTCCGGCAGCTGCCTCAGCCAAGCCTTCTGCCCGTACTTGGTGGCCCACACGACGACGGCGTCTCTTAGGTCGTGGAGCTGCACCCCGCGTTGGTGTGTGCCGGTCCAGCGGTCTGGGAGGGAGCGGCCCAGCTCGGCGTGCCACATCAGCGGCGGCATGTCGTCGAGGACCACGGCGAGGCCTACGTGGTTCACCGGGGAGTTGGTCAAGGTCTGGATCGCGCGGTCAGCGGGCGTGCGGCCGCGGAAGAGCCACAGGTCGCCTGTGCGGGTAGCCGCCACCGCCTCGTCGAGCGTGAGAGAGCCCATGGCTCAAACCCTAGGTAACCTCGGGCCATGCGACACGTTTGGAAGTTCCTGGGCCTCGCCGGGCTGGTAGGCGTCGCCGCCACCGGCGCGGTCATCGCCCGGTCTGAACGCCAGCGCCGCGCCTACACGCCGGACGAGATCCGCGACCGCCTCCGCGAACGGATCGCCGAGGCGGAGAGCCCCACAGCGCGGCAGGGCTAAGAGGCGAAAGTACGTCGGTAGGTCGATGGCGTTGTGCCGAATTCGGCGCGCATGCGGCGGCGCAGGTTGGCGGACGTGCCGAGGCCACTACGGGCGGCCACGCGCTCGACGGACAGAGTCGTCGTCTCCAGCAGCAGTTGGGCCAACCTGAGGCGTTGGAGTAAGAGCCAGCGGCCCGGTGTGTCGCCCACTGCGGCGACGAACGCGCGGTGGAAGGCGCGAGGGCTCATCTGGGTGCGCGCGGCGAACTCGGGGACTCCGATGGGGTCGCCCAACGCCGATAGAGCCCAGTCGACGGTGCTAGCGATGTCACCGCGGTCAGGGCGGATGGGGACAGGAGCGTCCACGTACTGCGCCTGGCCGCCTTGCCGGACCGCGGGCATGACCAGCCTGCGAGCGAGGGTGTTGGCGACGCGGATACCTAGGTCGCGGCGCACGAGGTGCAGGCACAGGTCGAGTCCGCCTACGACTCCGGCGGAGGTCAGTAGGCCATCGTGCTCGGTGTAGAGGACGTCCCGCTCGACGAGCGTGTCCGGGTAGGCGCTGGCCAGGTCGTCCAGGAGCGCCCAGTGGGTCGTGGCGCGGCGACCGTCGAGCAGGCCGGCTGCGGCCAAGGTGAAGGCGCCGGAGCAGAGAGCGGCGACGGTCACCCCGCTGGCGTGGACCGCTCGCAGGGCTACGCGGACCGTGGCGGGCACGTCGGCCTCCGGGTCGGCCCGACCCAGGACGACGACCAGATCGCAGCCCGTGAGCCCCGTGAGGCCGTGCGACGGCGTCACCGAGCCCGCCGGGTGCAGGCCGACCGGGCGGGTGGTGGGGCCGCAGAGCCGGACCTCGAACGGGCCGACCTCGTGCGGGGTGCGGTCGACCGACCAGACCTCGGTGACGACGGCGAAGTCGAACACCCGGGTGCCCGGCAGCAGGAGGACGCCGATCGTGCGCATGGCAGGAAAGTATCGCATCGCGCCTTTCCTGCACCTCCCGATCGACGCGCGGACCCGGCACGGTTGTCCCCATGACCGCACTCATCCTGATCGACGTCCAGCGCGGCTTCGACGACCCGCGCCTGGGCAACCGCAACAACCCCGCCGCCGAGGGCAACATCAAGACCCTGCTCGACGCTTGGTCGGCGGCTGGACAACCGCTCGTCCTGGTGCGGCACGACTCTCTTATCGAGAACTCGCCTCTAGAGCAGGGGACCGAGGGCGCGCGGTTCAAACCGGAACTAGAGGGCGCCGAGCCGGATCTTATGTTCACCAAGCACGTCAACTCCGCCTTCCACGGCGCGGTCGACCTCCACGGGTGGCTCACCGGGAAGGGCATCACGCGGATCGTGTTGGCGGGTATCCAGACCAACATGTGCGTTGAGACCACCGCGCGGGTCGGCGGCAACCTGGGCTACGAGGTGCACGTGGCGTTGGACGCGACCTACACCTTCGACCTCACCGGCCCCGACGGCAGCGTGCAGACCGCCGACGAGCTGAGCCGGGCGACCGCCACCAACCTCCACGGCGGCGGGTTCGCCACGATCAGCAGCACGCAAGAGGTGCTGACGCTGCTCGGCTAGGCCGGGAGGTCGTGGGCCTCTCGCACTACCCGCACGATCTCGGCCATGATCTGGGTCATCTCGTAGTCCTTCGGCGTGAAGACCCGCGCGACCCCGCCTGCGAGCAGGGTCGCGGCGTCCTCGGGCGGGATGATCCCGCCTACCACCACCGGGATGTCACCCGCGCCCGCGGCTCGTAGTCCTTCGACGACCGCGGGCACGGCCTCTAGGTGCGAACCGGACAGGATCGACAACCCCACCACGTGCACGCCCTCTTGGACGGCAGCGGAGACGATCTGGTCCGCGGTGAGCCGGATGCCTTGGTAGACAACCTCGAAGCCGGTGTCGCGGGCACGCACGGCGATCTGCTCGGCGCCGTTGGAGTGCCCGTCGAGGCCGGGCTTGCCGACCAGCATGCGCAGCCGCTCCCCCAGTTCCTCACCGGTGGCCTTCACCGACTCGCGAACCTTCGCCAACTCGGCGCCCGCTTCTCCCGCAGCGGAAGCACCGGAGACACCGGTCGGGGCGCGGTACTCGCCGAAGACCTCGCGTAGTGCGGCCGCCCACTCTCCGGTCGTGACGCCCGCCCTAGCGCAGGAGAGCGTCGCTGCCATCAGGTTGGCGTCTGTCTTCGCTGCCGCGCATAGGACGTCCAGCGAGTCCTGCACGGCCGCGTCGTCGCGGGAAGCACGCCAGGCCGCGATGGCAGCAACGGCCTCACGCTCCGCGACAGGGTCAACGGTTTCGATGGCCTTAGCGCCCTCGGCTTGCAGTGGGCTCGGCTCGGTGGTGTCGAACCGGTTGACGCCAACGATCACCTCTTCGCCAACCTCAATGCGGCGACGCCTCTCGGCAAGAGAGCCGACCATCTGGGTCTTCATGTAACCGCTCTCGACAGCAGCGACAGCGCCACCCATGGCCTGCACGCGGTCGATCTCAGCGCGCGCACCCTCAAGGATCTCGTCCACCTTCGCCTGGATGACGGGAGAGCCGTCGAAGATGTCCTCGTACTCCAGTAGGTCCGTCTCGAAGGCGAGCACCTGCTGCATGCGCAGCGCCCACTGCTGGTCCCACGGGCGCGGTAGGCCCAACGCCTCGTTCCACGCGGGCAGCTGGATCGCGCGCGCCCGCGCCTTACGCGACAACGACACCGCGAGCATCTCCAGCACGATCCGCTGGACGTTGTTCTCCGGCTGCGCCTCAGTGAGCCCTAGGGAGTTGACCTGGACGCCATAGCGGAACCGGCGCTGCTTGGGGTTGGTGATGCCATAGCGGTCGCGGCAGATCTCGTCCCAGAGGTCGGTGAAGGCGCGCATCTTGCACATCTCTTCGATGAACCGCACACCCGCGTTGACGAAGAATGAGATCCGCGCGACGACGTCGCCGAACTCCTCTTGCGGCACCTGGCCCGAATCGCGCACCGCGTCAAGAACCGCGATCGCGGTGCACATCGAGTACGCGACCTCTTGCACCGGGGTCGCCCCAACCTCCTGCAGGTGGTAGCTGCAGATGTTGATGGGGTTCCACTTCGGCACGTTGGCGACGGTGAAGGCCACCATGTCCGTGATCAGGCGCAGGCTAGGGCCCGGCGGGAAGACGTAGGTGCCCCGGGAGAGGTACTCCTTGATGATGTCGTTCTGCGTAGTGCCGGTGAGCTTCACTACGACGTCGTGCCAGTCGGTGCCCTCGGCCTCAGCCTGCTCCTGGGCGACGGTGACGTAGAGGGCGAGCAGCCACATCGCTGTGGCGTTGATGGTCATAGAGGTGTTCGCGGCGCCGAGCGGGATCCCGTCGAAGAGGGTCCGCATGTCACCGAGGTGGCTGACCGGGACGCCGACCTTGCCGACCTCGCCCCGGGCGAGCTCGTGGTCGGGGTCGTACCCGGTCTGCGTAGGCAGGTCGAAGGCGACCGAGAGACCGGTCTGCCCCTTGGCCAGGTTGCGCCTATAGAGCTCGTTGGACTTGGCGGCGGAGGAGTGGCCCGCGTAGGTCCGCATGACCCACGGCCGGTCGCGCTCGCGATCAGAGGGATACGGCACCGGTTAACCTCCGTTCACTTTCGCCTGAGCGTACTGGCCGGTAACCGCCTTGGCGCGTGGACTTGCTCACACGCGCGATGATGGGGACATGGATCTGCCCGCCCCGTACCTGCTGCTGGTCGCCCTGCTCGTCATCGGGCTGCTCGGGCTGGTCCTGCGCTGGGCCTTCCACTCCCCCGACCGCCACCCCGACTACGGCCTCCTCCGCCAGGTCGCCAAGGCCCCCACACCCACCGCTGCCAAAGCCGTAGAAGCCCAACTCCGCGCCGCGGGCGTCAAATCCACCACCGTCCCCACCGACGACGGCGACGCCTACCGCATCCTGGTCTTCCCGGCGGACGAGCGGGTGGCGATAGACGTGCTCCTGGGCTCCTGAACACGACAACGGGCCGCCCCCGAAGCAGGGGGCGGCCCGTTGGCTGGTGAGGACTACCGGGCGGGGCGCACTACGCCTGCGGACGTGCCGCTGCGGCGGGTGGGTTCGCCTACGGCGAGGATTTGGCCGTGGTCGGTGAACTCGAGGGTGGCTGCGGCGCCGATCTCGGCTTGTTCGGTGAAGGTGTGGCCGTAGCGGGCCAGGAGCGGGTTGCCGGTGATGAAGGCCGGTTCAGCGGTCACCGAGGGCGTGTTGCGCTGGGTGGCGCGGGGGGCCGCGACGGCGTCGGGGAGGGAGAGGCCGAAGTCGACGCGGTTGACGATGATCTGCAGGACGGTGGTGATGATCGTGGAGCCGCCCGGGGAGCCCAGGGCCAGCCACGGCTTGCCGTCCTTGAGGACGATGGTCGGCGACATGCTGGAGCGGGGGCGCTTGCCCGCGGCGGCCAGGTTCGGGTCGGGCGCGGTGCCCTGCGTCGGGGTGAAGTTGAAGTCGGTCAGCTCGTTGTTGAGCAGGAACCCGCGGCCCGGGACGACGATGCCGCTGCCGCCGACCTGCTCCAGGGTGTTGGTGTAGGTCACCACGTTGCCGCGCGCGTCGGCGACCACGAAGTGGTTCGTGTGCACCTCGTTCTCGCTGGTCGGCGTGGCCGAGGGCGGCGGCGGGGTGCAGTCACCGGGGTTGAGCGGGTTGCCCGGGGCCACCGGCGCCGGGGTGGCCCGGATCGGGTCGATGCGGCACGCGCGGATGGCGGCGTAAGAGTCCGACAGCAGCTGCGCGGTGGGCACGTTGACGAACTTGGGGTCACCGACGTACCGGCCACGGTCTGCGTAGGCGAGCTTGGTGGCCTCTAGGTAGAAGTGCAGCGCCTGGTCGCGCGGAGCCTTCTTAAGATCGAACCGCTCAAGGATGTTGAGCGACTCACCGACAGTGGTGCCACCCGAGGAAGAAGGCGCCATCCCGTACACGTCCACATCGCGGTACCGGACGTGCGTAGGAGCCTGGTCCAGAGTGCGGTAAGAGCGCAGGTCTCCCACCGTGAGCTTGCCCTTGGGCGGCGTGATCGTCGCGTCCGACGCAAGAGGCGGGTTCTGCGCGGCGTTGGCGACGTCGCGGCCAACGGACCCGCCGTAGAAGGCGCGCGTGCCGTTGCGGGCGATCTCGCGGTAGGTCTTAGCCAGATCCGGGTTGCGCAGCGTGGAGCCCACAGCGGGCGGCGCACCACCGGGCAGGTACAGCGCCGCGGTGGAGCTGAACTGCTTAAAGCGCGGCTGGTTCTGTTCGATCTCCTTGCGCAGCTGCGGCGTCACCGGGAAACCCCGCTCGGCGACGCGGATCGCGGGCTGCAACGCGTCCTCTAGGTCGTACTTGCCCCACCGCTGCAGCGCCCGCTCCCACAGCGCCAGGTTGCCCGGCGTGCCGACCGACAGGCCACTGGTCACCGCGTCGGCGAAGGCGTACGGCTGACCGGTGGCCGGGTTGATGAACAGGTTCGCGTCACCGGCCGCGGGCGTCGTCTCGCGACCGTCGATGGTGGACACCTTGCCGGACTTCGCGTCGTAGTAGACGAGGTAGCCGCCACCACCGATCCCGGCCATGTTGGGGTCGGTCACCCCGAGCACCGCCGCCACGGCGACCGCCGCGTCCGCAGCGGTGCCACCGCGGCGCAGTACGTCCAGACCGGCCTGGGTGGACTGCACGGTGTCGGAGACGACCGCGCCCCCGTACCCCTTGGCCACCGGAACCTTGGGCAGCTCGCGGCCGGGCGTCGCCGCCGCGGCCGTGGGCACCAGCAGAGCACCCGTCACGGTGGCAGCAGCCACCGCGCACACACCTACTCCGCGCCGAACACGCATCAGGACCTCTTCCGTTGGTCGCACAGGTGGTCCTTGTTGTACTCGGACACCCCATGCCCGTGGACCGCTGTTCGGACCGCGTCACCCGGTGGGACCGGAGGGCCTGCCTGGGCCAAACGGGTGAGTCAGGCCCGCGTCGGCTCGCCCAGCACCCGCCGCACGTCCGCACCCAGGCGCTGCATGTTCTCCACGAACTTGGGATAGCCGCGGTCGATGTGGAACACATCCCACACTTCGGTCACCCCGTCGGCGCACAACCCCGCCAGGACCAGGCCCACCCCCGCCCGGATGTCGGACGCCCACACCGGCGCGCTGGAGAGCCGGGGCACCCCCCGCACCACCGCGTGGTGACCGTCCGTGCGCGCGTCGGCCCCCAACCGGATCATCTCCTCGACGAACCGGAACCGGGCCTCGAACAGGTTCTCGGTGATCATCGAGGTGCCGTCGGCGACCGCGCTGAGCGCGATGGCGAACGGCTGCAGGTCGGTGGCGAACCCCGGGTAGGGCAGCGTCATGAAGTCGACCGCGGTCGCGCGGGCGTCCTGCTGGACCCGGAAGCCGTCGTCGAACGTGGTGACCTCGGCGCCCGCCGTGCGCAGCTTCTCCAGCACGAGGTCCAGGTGGTGCGGGTTGACGCCCTTGACGGTGATGTCGCCGCAGGTCATCGCGGCGGCGAAGGCCCAGGTGGCGCCGACGATGCGGTCGCCGACCACGCGGTGCTCGGTCGGGGTGAGCTCGCTGACGCCGTGCACGGTGAGGGTGGAGGTGCCCGCGCCCTCGACCTTCGCGCCCATCTGCTGCAGCATCAGGCACAGGTCGACGATCTCCGGCTCGCGCGCGGCGTTGTCGATCACCGTGGTGCCCTCGGCCAGCACGGCGGCCATCAGGATGTTCTCGGTCGCGCCGACGCTCGGGAAGTCCAGCCAGATCTGCGCCCCGCGCAGGGCGTCGGCCTTGGCCACGACGCAGCCGTGCTCGATCTCGCTGCTGGCGCCGAGCTGGCGCAACCCGTTCTGGTGCATGTCCAGCGGCCGCGACCCGATCGCGTCACCGCCGGGCAGCGCGACCACGGCGTGCTTCAACCGGCCGACCAGCGGACCGAGCACGCACACCGAGGCGCGCAGCTTGCCCATGGACGCGGAGTCGGCGCGGTGGTTGAGCTCGGCGGGGGTGGTGATCCGCACGAGGTCGCCGTCGATGTCGACGGTGCAGCCGAGGCTGCGCAGCACGTCGCCCATCAGCGGGACGTCGAGGATCTCCGGGCAGTTGGTGAGGGTGGTGGTGCCCTCGGCGAGCAGGGCGGCCGCCATCAGCTTGAGCACGCTGTTCTTGGCGCCGACGACCTCGACCTCGCCGACGAGCCGGGCCCCGCCGCGAACCTGGAAGTGCTCTGTCACGGGCGCAATGATGCCTTGTGCTGTCCGCATCCCGGACATCCGGGGCGGTCTAGGCTGGGTCCCATGTCGGTCCGCATCAACCGCGTCTACACCAAGGTCGGCGACAACGGCACCACCGCCCTCGGCGACGGCACCCGTGTCAGCAAGACCTCCCCCCGCCTCACCGCCTACGCCGACGTCGACGAGGCCAACTCGGCCATCGGCGTCGCCCTGGCCCTCGGCGGCCTGCCAGAGGACATCGCCGGGGTCCTGGGCACCGTCCAGAACGACCTGTTCGACGTCGGCGCGGACCTGTGCACCCCGATCGTCCCGGACCCGCCGTACCCGCCGCTGCGGATCACCGAGGAGTACGTGACCCGCCTGGAAGGCGAAATCGACTCGTTCAACGACCGCGTCGGCAAGCTGACCTCGTTCATCCTGCCCGGGGGCACGCCAGGCGCGGCCCTGCTGCACACGGCCCGGACTGTGACACGGCGGGCTGAGCGGGGGGCGTGGGCGCTGGTGGAGGCCGAGCCGGAAACGACGAACGTGTTGGCGGCCAAGTACCTGAACCGGTTGTCGGACCTGCTGTTCGTGCTGTCGCGGGTGGCGAACCCGGGCGGGGACGTGCTCTGGAAACCGGGCGGCGAGCGCTAGATCCGCTGCGCGAGCTCCGGCGGGGCGGTTGTGCGCAGGAGCTTGAGGTGCTCGGCGAGTCGGTTCGAGCGGATGGTGGCGGCCATGTCGACGACCTGGTGACCCAAACGGGTACCGGTGTCCCGGTCGCCACCGCGCAGGTGACAGGTGGCCAGCTCGGTGAGCCCGAACGCGAGGCGTTTGGTGCGGGCGGGATCGGTGCGC
It includes:
- the murA gene encoding UDP-N-acetylglucosamine 1-carboxyvinyltransferase; its protein translation is MTEHFQVRGGARLVGEVEVVGAKNSVLKLMAAALLAEGTTTLTNCPEILDVPLMGDVLRSLGCTVDIDGDLVRITTPAELNHRADSASMGKLRASVCVLGPLVGRLKHAVVALPGGDAIGSRPLDMHQNGLRQLGASSEIEHGCVVAKADALRGAQIWLDFPSVGATENILMAAVLAEGTTVIDNAAREPEIVDLCLMLQQMGAKVEGAGTSTLTVHGVSELTPTEHRVVGDRIVGATWAFAAAMTCGDITVKGVNPHHLDLVLEKLRTAGAEVTTFDDGFRVQQDARATAVDFMTLPYPGFATDLQPFAIALSAVADGTSMITENLFEARFRFVEEMIRLGADARTDGHHAVVRGVPRLSSAPVWASDIRAGVGLVLAGLCADGVTEVWDVFHIDRGYPKFVENMQRLGADVRRVLGEPTRA
- a CDS encoding cob(I)yrinic acid a,c-diamide adenosyltransferase, whose translation is MSVRINRVYTKVGDNGTTALGDGTRVSKTSPRLTAYADVDEANSAIGVALALGGLPEDIAGVLGTVQNDLFDVGADLCTPIVPDPPYPPLRITEEYVTRLEGEIDSFNDRVGKLTSFILPGGTPGAALLHTARTVTRRAERGAWALVEAEPETTNVLAAKYLNRLSDLLFVLSRVANPGGDVLWKPGGER
- a CDS encoding GlxA family transcriptional regulator, producing MRTIGVLLLPGTRVFDFAVVTEVWSVDRTPHEVGPFEVRLCGPTTRPVGLHPAGSVTPSHGLTGLTGCDLVVVLGRADPEADVPATVRVALRAVHASGVTVAALCSGAFTLAAAGLLDGRRATTHWALLDDLASAYPDTLVERDVLYTEHDGLLTSAGVVGGLDLCLHLVRRDLGIRVANTLARRLVMPAVRQGGQAQYVDAPVPIRPDRGDIASTVDWALSALGDPIGVPEFAARTQMSPRAFHRAFVAAVGDTPGRWLLLQRLRLAQLLLETTTLSVERVAARSGLGTSANLRRRMRAEFGTTPSTYRRTFAS
- a CDS encoding cysteine hydrolase family protein, with the translated sequence MTALILIDVQRGFDDPRLGNRNNPAAEGNIKTLLDAWSAAGQPLVLVRHDSLIENSPLEQGTEGARFKPELEGAEPDLMFTKHVNSAFHGAVDLHGWLTGKGITRIVLAGIQTNMCVETTARVGGNLGYEVHVALDATYTFDLTGPDGSVQTADELSRATATNLHGGGFATISSTQEVLTLLG
- a CDS encoding response regulator, which gives rise to MTIRVLLADDHAAIRTGLGMILDSAPDMEVVAEAGDGAAAVRKATALRPDVVLMDVRMPEVDGIEATRRLVSAGVCAVLVLTTFDMDSYVYGALRAGAAGFLLKSVDAPRLLDAIRVVAAGDAVIEPSVTRRLIHAFAAAQPREAVPPPGLDQLTDRESEVLVCVGEGLSNQQIARRLGIGEATVKTHVSRVLTKLDLRSRVQAAVLAQEAGLVN
- the ggt gene encoding gamma-glutamyltransferase, with amino-acid sequence MRVRRGVGVCAVAAATVTGALLVPTAAAATPGRELPKVPVAKGYGGAVVSDTVQSTQAGLDVLRRGGTAADAAVAVAAVLGVTDPNMAGIGGGGYLVYYDAKSGKVSTIDGRETTPAAGDANLFINPATGQPYAFADAVTSGLSVGTPGNLALWERALQRWGKYDLEDALQPAIRVAERGFPVTPQLRKEIEQNQPRFKQFSSTAALYLPGGAPPAVGSTLRNPDLAKTYREIARNGTRAFYGGSVGRDVANAAQNPPLASDATITPPKGKLTVGDLRSYRTLDQAPTHVRYRDVDVYGMAPSSSGGTTVGESLNILERFDLKKAPRDQALHFYLEATKLAYADRGRYVGDPKFVNVPTAQLLSDSYAAIRACRIDPIRATPAPVAPGNPLNPGDCTPPPPSATPTSENEVHTNHFVVADARGNVVTYTNTLEQVGGSGIVVPGRGFLLNNELTDFNFTPTQGTAPDPNLAAAGKRPRSSMSPTIVLKDGKPWLALGSPGGSTIITTVLQIIVNRVDFGLSLPDAVAAPRATQRNTPSVTAEPAFITGNPLLARYGHTFTEQAEIGAAATLEFTDHGQILAVGEPTRRSGTSAGVVRPAR
- a CDS encoding protein meaA: MPYPSDRERDRPWVMRTYAGHSSAAKSNELYRRNLAKGQTGLSVAFDLPTQTGYDPDHELARGEVGKVGVPVSHLGDMRTLFDGIPLGAANTSMTINATAMWLLALYVTVAQEQAEAEGTDWHDVVVKLTGTTQNDIIKEYLSRGTYVFPPGPSLRLITDMVAFTVANVPKWNPINICSYHLQEVGATPVQEVAYSMCTAIAVLDAVRDSGQVPQEEFGDVVARISFFVNAGVRFIEEMCKMRAFTDLWDEICRDRYGITNPKQRRFRYGVQVNSLGLTEAQPENNVQRIVLEMLAVSLSRKARARAIQLPAWNEALGLPRPWDQQWALRMQQVLAFETDLLEYEDIFDGSPVIQAKVDEILEGARAEIDRVQAMGGAVAAVESGYMKTQMVGSLAERRRRIEVGEEVIVGVNRFDTTEPSPLQAEGAKAIETVDPVAEREAVAAIAAWRASRDDAAVQDSLDVLCAAAKTDANLMAATLSCARAGVTTGEWAAALREVFGEYRAPTGVSGASAAGEAGAELAKVRESVKATGEELGERLRMLVGKPGLDGHSNGAEQIAVRARDTGFEVVYQGIRLTADQIVSAAVQEGVHVVGLSILSGSHLEAVPAVVEGLRAAGAGDIPVVVGGIIPPEDAATLLAGGVARVFTPKDYEMTQIMAEIVRVVREAHDLPA